A single region of the Sorghum bicolor cultivar BTx623 chromosome 7, Sorghum_bicolor_NCBIv3, whole genome shotgun sequence genome encodes:
- the LOC8080886 gene encoding uncharacterized protein LOC8080886 has translation MPYFSSRFAAPYPFIHGRHSPAPPDLPLERHTTKHFPSWLMPTLKRACDLAAPRFGALLDELHPADLLLFDFDPLRPQPTECQRTCSAAATSFFVHCLDSARADRAFPFQGIGLGSAGEEAKYTSLFTVMEHPDALDPERNRLLLSLTRSPSFVAIKTCADIEQPYMRYLSELLGGKEIVPIGLLLVDVSDASECLP, from the exons ATGCCTTATTTCTCTTCCCGTTTTGCCGCTCCTTATCCATTCATTCATGGGAGACATTCGCCGGCACCACCGGACCTGCCTCTCGAGCGGCACACCACCAAGCACTTCCCATCCTGGCTCATGCCAACGCTCAAGCGCGCATGCGACCTTGCCGCGCCGCGCTTTGGCGCACTGCTCGACGAGCTCCACCCGGCGGACCTCCTCCTCTTCGACTTCGATCCGTTGAGGCCGCAGCCCACGGAGTGCCAGCG CACCTGCAGCGCCGCCGCTACCTCCTTCTTCGTCCACTGCCTCGACAGCGCCCGCGCCGACCGGGCGTTCCCGTTCCAGGGCATCGGGCTCGGCAGCGCTGGGGAGGAGGCCAAGTACACGTCCCTGTTCACCGTCATGGAGCACCCCGACGCCCTGGACCCCGAGCGCAACCGCCTGCTGCTCAGCCTCACACGCTCCCCAAGCTTCGTAGCCATCAAGACGTGCGCTGACATCGAGCAACCCTACATGCGCTACCTCTCCGAGCTCCTAGGCGGCAAGGAGATCGTCCCCATTGGCCTGCTGCTTGTGGACGTCTCGGACGCCAGCGAATGTCTCCCATAA